The Lucilia cuprina isolate Lc7/37 chromosome 5, ASM2204524v1, whole genome shotgun sequence genome includes a window with the following:
- the LOC111681231 gene encoding rab11 family-interacting protein 4B isoform X4: protein MFVKSSMADSVVDDVLKDILNLKNNCLELLQRQVTDLTDTKTTVEDLTSRTKTEYAVLQARYHMLEEQFREAEFRAEDRLAEEQKRHRELLARVEREAALQNENCQIKIKTIEIEANALREENQRLRVLCDKQANDLHRTEEKFELARDQIVALQQDLDEALQKERKYEKEKKTSEELMLELSKELERLRAETGPALPTTSPESIRLEELHQELEEMRQKNRALEEQNEELQAAVLTRGVEEGRHLLNGTLNSLAQELEEMSQAQLQQAFQEKEEENTRLKHYIDTILLNIVEKCPQLLEVKAINNK from the exons gt ctGGAACTACTACAGCGTCAGGTGACAGATTTAACGGATACAAAAACCACTGTAGAGGATTTAACCTCACGCACAAAAACCGAATATGCGGTATTGCAGGCACGCTATCACATGCTGGAAGAACAGTTTCGAGAG GCTGAATTTCGTGCCGAGGATCGTTTGGCCGAAGAACAAAAACGTCATCGTGAGCTTTTGGCTCGTGTAGAGCGTGAGGCTGCCCTACAGAATGAAAATTGTCAGATCAAAATTAAAACCATAGAAATCGAGGCCAATGCTTTGCGTGAGGAGAATCAACGTTTACGAGTCCTATGCGACAAACAGGCCAATGATCTACATCGCACTGAAGAGAAATTTGAATTGGCTAGAGATCAAATAGTGGCCCTGCAACAGGATCTTGATGAGGCTTTACAAAAGGAACgtaaatatgaaaaagaaaagaaaacttcaGAAGAACTAATGCTGGAGTTAAGTAAAGAATTGGAACGTTTGAGAGCGGAAACTGGACCGGCCTTGCCTACCACTTCACCCGAATCCATAAGACTGGAAGAACTGCATCAGGAGCTAGAGGAAATGCGTCAAAAGAATAGAG CTTTAGAAGAACAAAATGAAGAACTGCAAGCTGCTGTTTTAACTCGTGGCGTAGAGGAGGGTCGCCATTTGTTAAATGGCACTTTGAATAGTTTGGCTCAAGAATTGGAAGAAATGTCACAAGCTCag tTACAACAAGCCTTCCAGGAGAAAGAGGAAGAAAACACCCGCCTTAAACATTATATCgatacaatattattaaatattgtggAAAAATGTCCTCAATTATTGGAAGTTAAAgccataaataataaataa
- the LOC111681231 gene encoding rab11 family-interacting protein 3 isoform X3, whose amino-acid sequence MFVKSSMADSVVDDVLKDILNLKNNCLELLQRQVTDLTDTKTTVEDLTSRTKTEYAVLQARYHMLEEQFREAEFRAEDRLAEEQKRHRELLARVEREAALQNENCQIKIKTIEIEANALREENQRLRVLCDKQANDLHRTEEKFELARDQIVALQQDLDEALQKERKYEKEKKTSEELMLELSKELERLRAETGPALPTTSPESIRLEELHQELEEMRQKNRALEEQNEELQAAVLTRGVEEGRHLLNGTLNSLAQELEEMSQAQDSVDSTTLASLSQLQQAFQEKEEENTRLKHYIDTILLNIVEKCPQLLEVKAINNK is encoded by the exons gt ctGGAACTACTACAGCGTCAGGTGACAGATTTAACGGATACAAAAACCACTGTAGAGGATTTAACCTCACGCACAAAAACCGAATATGCGGTATTGCAGGCACGCTATCACATGCTGGAAGAACAGTTTCGAGAG GCTGAATTTCGTGCCGAGGATCGTTTGGCCGAAGAACAAAAACGTCATCGTGAGCTTTTGGCTCGTGTAGAGCGTGAGGCTGCCCTACAGAATGAAAATTGTCAGATCAAAATTAAAACCATAGAAATCGAGGCCAATGCTTTGCGTGAGGAGAATCAACGTTTACGAGTCCTATGCGACAAACAGGCCAATGATCTACATCGCACTGAAGAGAAATTTGAATTGGCTAGAGATCAAATAGTGGCCCTGCAACAGGATCTTGATGAGGCTTTACAAAAGGAACgtaaatatgaaaaagaaaagaaaacttcaGAAGAACTAATGCTGGAGTTAAGTAAAGAATTGGAACGTTTGAGAGCGGAAACTGGACCGGCCTTGCCTACCACTTCACCCGAATCCATAAGACTGGAAGAACTGCATCAGGAGCTAGAGGAAATGCGTCAAAAGAATAGAG CTTTAGAAGAACAAAATGAAGAACTGCAAGCTGCTGTTTTAACTCGTGGCGTAGAGGAGGGTCGCCATTTGTTAAATGGCACTTTGAATAGTTTGGCTCAAGAATTGGAAGAAATGTCACAAGCTCag GATTCTGTGGATTCAACCACATTAGCATCCTTAAGTCAg tTACAACAAGCCTTCCAGGAGAAAGAGGAAGAAAACACCCGCCTTAAACATTATATCgatacaatattattaaatattgtggAAAAATGTCCTCAATTATTGGAAGTTAAAgccataaataataaataa
- the LOC111681226 gene encoding uncharacterized protein LOC111681226 isoform X2, which yields MKCLLLLGAVLVCQAAVVPQEDDQDIKVIDDKMSRMSPDFGIHDLIVIPIPPIPPFISKRSGDIEEVDEITNKDMSMNPMDMEITTEIDPLMSMETQRKKRSTPFISETVEWFTNLPNDQDVSTTEPCDLLCTKFELDPICASNGVCLHEFPNQCTLEVYNCKHKGGSVFEPTEHKDKCQMHWLTQCDESEM from the exons ATGAAGTGTTTATTGTTATTGGGAGCAG TCCTTGTTTGTCAGGCTGCCGTAGTGCCACAAGAAGATGATCAAGATATTAAAGTAATTGATGATAAAATGTCTCGTATGTCTCCAGATTTTGGTATACATGATTTAATAGTTATACCTATTCCACCCATACCACCGTTTATTTCAAAAAGATCTGGCGATATAGAAGAAGTTGATGAAATCACTAACAAAGACATGTCCATGAATCCAATGGACATGGAAATAACAACCGAGATAGATCCTTTAATGTCTATGGAAACTCAACGTAAAAAACGTTCTACTCCTTTTATTTCAGAAACTGTAGAATGGTTTACCAATCTTCCAAATGATCAAGACGTAAGCACCACTGAACCGTGCGACTTGTTGTGCACAAAATTTGAATTAGATCCGATTTGTGCCTCGAATGGTGTGTGTTTACATGAATTTCCGAATCAATGTACTTTAGAGGTCTATAATTGTAAACATAAAGGTGGTTCAGTGTTTGAACCCACCGAACATAAAGACAAATGTCAAATGCATTGGCTGACCCAGTGTGATGAGAGTGAGATGTAA
- the LOC111681226 gene encoding uncharacterized protein LOC111681226 isoform X1, whose translation MKCLLLLGAVVLVCQAAVVPQEDDQDIKVIDDKMSRMSPDFGIHDLIVIPIPPIPPFISKRSGDIEEVDEITNKDMSMNPMDMEITTEIDPLMSMETQRKKRSTPFISETVEWFTNLPNDQDVSTTEPCDLLCTKFELDPICASNGVCLHEFPNQCTLEVYNCKHKGGSVFEPTEHKDKCQMHWLTQCDESEM comes from the exons ATGAAGTGTTTATTGTTATTGGGAGCAG TAGTCCTTGTTTGTCAGGCTGCCGTAGTGCCACAAGAAGATGATCAAGATATTAAAGTAATTGATGATAAAATGTCTCGTATGTCTCCAGATTTTGGTATACATGATTTAATAGTTATACCTATTCCACCCATACCACCGTTTATTTCAAAAAGATCTGGCGATATAGAAGAAGTTGATGAAATCACTAACAAAGACATGTCCATGAATCCAATGGACATGGAAATAACAACCGAGATAGATCCTTTAATGTCTATGGAAACTCAACGTAAAAAACGTTCTACTCCTTTTATTTCAGAAACTGTAGAATGGTTTACCAATCTTCCAAATGATCAAGACGTAAGCACCACTGAACCGTGCGACTTGTTGTGCACAAAATTTGAATTAGATCCGATTTGTGCCTCGAATGGTGTGTGTTTACATGAATTTCCGAATCAATGTACTTTAGAGGTCTATAATTGTAAACATAAAGGTGGTTCAGTGTTTGAACCCACCGAACATAAAGACAAATGTCAAATGCATTGGCTGACCCAGTGTGATGAGAGTGAGATGTAA
- the LOC124420170 gene encoding uncharacterized protein LOC124420170, producing MKFLGVFVVLFILQTIGGQEVDKKHHTPDHIEDQQDQVQNNDIGNNQQSQVTQQLPTAEKPNSNNQIQPTHEPSQVSVEIPAKVQQVVTQVSQHIPEDLTQQLANGNRVVRSLQNRRNLQSMDLKGLRKCDFICNAVDVAVCGYNGRCYREFESQCELSTYNCLNTQKAFYVVDGSNCQDISYPTCYPGDI from the exons ATGAAATTTTTAGGAGTTTTTG TTGTTCTCTTCATCCTGCAAACAATTGGAGGTCAGGAAGTCGATAAAAAGCATCATACTCCCGATCACATTGAAGATCAACAGGATCAAGTGCAAAATAATGACATTGGAAACAACCAACAATCTCAGGTTACACAACAACTACCTACAGCAGAAAAACCCAACTCAAACAATCAAATACAACCTACGCATGAGCCTTCTCAAGTATCAGTAGAAATTCCCGCTAAAGTTCAACAAGTTGTTACTCAAGTCTCTCAACATATACCCGAAGACTTGACACAACAACTTGCCAATGGAAATCGTGTTGTGCGCTCACTTCAGAATCGTCGTAACTTGCAAAGCATGGATTTGAAAGGACTTCGTAAATGTGATTTTATATGCAATGCTGTTGATGTCGCAGTATGCGGTTATAATGGACGTTGTTATCGGGAATTTGAAAGTCAATGTGAATTGAGTACTTATAACTGTTTGAATACTCAAAAAG CTTTCTATGTTGTGGATGGTTCAAATTGTCAAGACATCAGTTATCCTACATGTTATCCAGGAGATATATAA
- the LOC124420444 gene encoding uncharacterized protein LOC124420444, which yields MKFLIIFAVFLLLQGSLGQDKKEVFSQPSQVTVVIPPKVEKVVTQVSQHIPIVLTQHLANQQRLVRSLDNRRNLKTEGSQKCKFICNPLDVTVCGYNGRCYREFENQCELTIYNCLNTQKIFHIVDEANCQNVSYPKCFRGDM from the exons atgaaattCTTAATCATATTTG CTGTATTCCTCCTCCTACAAGGATCTTTAGGTCAGGATAAGAAAGAAGTCTTCTCTCAACCCTCTCAAGTAACTGTAGTAATACCACCTAAAGTTGAAAAAGTTGTTACCCAAGTTTCTCAGCATATACCCATAGTGCTGACGCAACATCTCGCGAACCAACAACGTTTGGTACGTTCTCTAGATAATCGTCGTAACCTGAAAACCGAGGGCTCACAGAAATGTAAATTCATTTGTAATCCTCTCGATGTTACTGTATGTGGTTATAATGGTCGCTGTTATCGGGAATTTGAAAATCAATGTGAACTAACCATCTATAATTGTTTGAATACACAGAAAA TTTTCCATATAGTGGATGAGGCCAACTGTCAAAATGTTAGTTATCCAAAATGTTTCCGTGgagatatgtaa